One genomic segment of Flavobacteriaceae bacterium includes these proteins:
- a CDS encoding PKD domain-containing protein gives MVRNNLPAGTYGVTLNDAQGCSITRQFVITEPTQLVLDGIITNATDCNDPNSGAIDLLVSGGTTPYTFVWSNGATTEDLQNIGPNNYLVIVTDARGCMIQQSFSVVRPDPITATIVNSVSADCTTRTVIQRNIVNTSGGAPPLTISWSAGTVSGANGEIMETSQNGTYFADITDSFGCTERVSVDVNLPVISVPNFEFSSLGLTNYGEFSIEDPITFTNLSTGNAVTYFWSFGDGATSAEEHPMHTYAQPGIYDVQLTVEYPYSCRYTHTITITVTEGYNLVIPTAFTPNGDNINDVMKPVFRGMNEVEMRVYNTWGSLVYSEKGPNLTGWDGTINGNKAENGNYVIVVKATVFYGRIIERNGPIALIK, from the coding sequence GTGGTTCGAAATAATCTACCGGCAGGAACTTACGGAGTAACGCTCAATGATGCGCAAGGATGTTCCATTACAAGACAATTTGTAATTACAGAACCTACACAACTGGTCTTAGATGGTATTATCACAAACGCTACCGATTGTAATGATCCTAATAGCGGAGCTATTGATCTTCTGGTAAGTGGAGGAACGACACCTTATACGTTTGTTTGGAGCAACGGAGCTACGACAGAAGATCTGCAAAATATAGGACCCAATAATTATCTGGTTATAGTAACAGATGCCAGAGGTTGTATGATACAGCAATCATTTAGTGTAGTACGTCCGGATCCTATTACTGCCACGATAGTTAATTCGGTAAGTGCAGATTGTACTACCCGAACTGTTATACAACGGAATATAGTAAATACTTCGGGCGGTGCTCCGCCTCTCACGATTAGTTGGAGTGCCGGAACTGTAAGTGGAGCCAACGGAGAAATTATGGAGACTTCACAAAACGGAACCTATTTTGCCGATATTACAGATTCTTTTGGATGTACGGAACGCGTTTCCGTAGATGTAAACCTGCCGGTTATAAGTGTTCCGAATTTTGAATTTTCTTCTTTGGGGTTAACTAATTACGGAGAGTTTTCTATTGAAGATCCTATTACCTTTACAAATTTGTCTACCGGTAATGCGGTTACTTATTTTTGGAGTTTTGGAGACGGTGCAACATCAGCAGAAGAGCATCCGATGCACACCTATGCACAACCAGGAATTTATGATGTGCAGTTAACTGTTGAGTATCCTTATAGTTGTAGGTATACTCATACCATTACCATTACAGTTACCGAAGGTTATAATCTGGTGATTCCTACAGCATTCACACCGAATGGGGATAATATAAACGATGTCATGAAACCGGTTTTTAGAGGTATGAATGAGGTGGAAATGAGGGTTTACAACACATGGGGAAGCCTTGTATATTCTGAGAAAGGCCCCAATCTTACAGGATGGGACGGTACTATTAATGGTAACAAAGCAGAAAATGGAAATTATGTCATCGTGGTAAAAGCTACCGTATTTTATGGACGGATAATTGAACGAAACGGACCGATAGCACTTATTAAGTAG
- a CDS encoding type IX secretion system membrane protein PorP/SprF — protein MKRKIITFIAVMLASLLHPQDPIFTQSFMIPESLNTGFTGSQETTRFGAAYRVQWPGLDFGINTQFIYGDGWIESIRSGIGLSIIRHQESNTGYNFTQINYNHSLVFQLNSFWYFRPSISVGVGIKSFGFQNLLLEDQINIFTGVINTSTIDPALLNERITFVDFSTSVLFNNEDSWFGITLRHLTKPDISFTFQGNNAPLNIFFSAHAAYNLSRDLIPVDRIFGGESKLYGLFNYMKQGPFSRIDLGAQLVYENLSFGMIAVASPERDTTLDDSLITSVNFLVGLKWEKWKFSYSQDFTTNEIRQTGGIYEIVATYDFGDTRRRTACPKIF, from the coding sequence ATGAAAAGAAAGATAATTACTTTTATAGCAGTAATGCTAGCCAGTTTGTTACATCCACAGGATCCTATTTTTACACAATCTTTTATGATCCCTGAAAGTTTAAATACAGGTTTTACCGGCTCACAAGAAACAACCAGGTTTGGAGCCGCATACAGGGTACAATGGCCAGGACTAGATTTTGGCATCAATACACAGTTTATATATGGTGACGGCTGGATAGAATCCATCAGATCAGGTATTGGACTAAGTATTATCAGGCATCAGGAATCAAATACAGGATATAATTTTACACAGATAAACTACAATCATTCTTTGGTTTTTCAGTTGAATTCTTTTTGGTATTTCAGGCCTAGTATTTCTGTTGGAGTAGGAATAAAAAGTTTTGGTTTTCAGAACTTACTTTTAGAAGACCAGATTAATATTTTTACCGGAGTTATCAATACCTCAACCATTGATCCTGCTTTACTGAATGAAAGAATAACATTTGTAGATTTCAGTACCTCTGTCTTGTTTAATAATGAGGATTCGTGGTTTGGTATTACCCTAAGACATTTGACAAAACCGGATATATCTTTTACATTTCAGGGAAATAATGCTCCGTTAAATATCTTTTTTTCAGCACATGCCGCATATAATCTCTCCAGAGATCTTATTCCTGTTGATAGAATTTTTGGAGGAGAAAGTAAATTGTACGGACTGTTTAATTATATGAAGCAAGGTCCGTTTAGTAGAATAGATCTGGGCGCTCAACTCGTATATGAAAACCTGTCTTTTGGAATGATAGCTGTTGCCAGTCCTGAAAGAGATACTACTCTTGACGATAGTTTAATTACTTCTGTAAATTTCCTTGTAGGATTGAAATGGGAGAAATGGAAGTTTAGTTATTCGCAAGATTTTACAACGAATGAAATAAGACAAACAGGAGGAATTTATGAAATAGTGGCCACCTATGACTTTGGAGATACCAGAAGACGTACGGCATGCCCTAAGATTTTCTGA
- a CDS encoding toxin-antitoxin system, toxin component, producing MILADENIPSTIIGALREKNIEIYSIYENNRGISDREIIEVSQNPPRIILTEDKDFGEWVFAHGVKSISVLFLRYRYVERFEITQILVNLIEQKGE from the coding sequence ATGATCCTGGCAGACGAAAATATTCCTTCAACCATTATTGGTGCTTTACGAGAAAAAAATATTGAAATATACTCAATCTATGAAAATAACAGAGGAATTAGTGATCGGGAAATCATAGAAGTTTCACAGAACCCTCCTCGTATTATTTTGACAGAAGACAAAGATTTTGGAGAATGGGTTTTTGCTCATGGAGTAAAATCTATTAGTGTGCTCTTTCTACGATATCGGTACGTAGAGCGATTTGAAATCACACAGATTTTAGTCAATTTAATTGAGCAAAAAGGCGAGTAA
- a CDS encoding DUF433 domain-containing protein codes for MAKYQYHIVSNPETLLGKLVIKGTRISVEFVLKKLSESATIAKLAEQHGLDIEAIYAALDYAFARLSDKEELVS; via the coding sequence ATGGCAAAATACCAATATCATATTGTATCCAATCCTGAAACTCTATTGGGAAAACTTGTGATAAAAGGTACTCGGATCTCTGTGGAATTTGTTTTGAAAAAACTCTCCGAAAGTGCTACTATTGCGAAATTGGCAGAACAACATGGATTAGATATTGAAGCCATTTATGCTGCTCTTGACTATGCTTTTGCAAGGCTTTCTGACAAAGAAGAATTGGTTAGCTAA